In Woeseia oceani, one DNA window encodes the following:
- a CDS encoding aminotransferase, with translation MHIEPFAVEIWMNEWETRCEWNLAETCVDSLTLGELLELAGKGESELSGLLSVRLGYGEIDGSERLRTAICALYDRQKTDNVVVTHGTIGANMLVHKALVACGERVVAVVPTYQQHYSIPASIGADVHTLKLREEDNFLPDLDALRALVTSGTRLIAINNPNNPTGALMDRSMLTEIASIARAANAWVLCDEVYRGTDQTGSGMTDSIADIYEKGISTAGMSKAYALAGLRLGWIAAPREVIEAVSIHRDYDTISVGVIDDHFAALALEHRDKVLARSQSITRGNLALLEEWLHGEPRLSWVKPRSGTTALLKYDLPMSSREFCVTLLKETGVMFTPGSAFDMEGHIRIGYANDRAILQEGLSRVSGFLLAHA, from the coding sequence ATGCATATCGAACCCTTTGCCGTCGAAATATGGATGAACGAATGGGAAACCCGCTGCGAATGGAATCTGGCCGAAACCTGCGTTGACAGCCTCACCCTGGGTGAACTGCTGGAACTGGCCGGCAAGGGTGAGTCGGAACTTTCGGGTCTGCTGTCAGTAAGGCTGGGTTATGGCGAGATCGACGGGTCGGAACGACTGCGCACAGCAATTTGCGCGCTGTACGACCGGCAGAAAACGGACAATGTCGTAGTCACCCACGGCACGATCGGCGCCAACATGCTGGTTCACAAAGCCCTCGTCGCTTGCGGGGAGCGCGTGGTCGCGGTGGTGCCAACCTATCAGCAGCACTACTCAATTCCGGCCAGCATCGGTGCTGACGTGCACACGCTCAAACTCCGCGAAGAAGACAACTTCCTCCCCGATCTCGACGCATTACGTGCGCTGGTCACTTCCGGCACCCGGCTGATAGCGATCAACAACCCCAACAACCCGACCGGCGCGCTCATGGACCGGTCGATGTTGACGGAAATCGCTTCTATCGCACGCGCCGCGAACGCCTGGGTCCTGTGCGACGAGGTCTACCGTGGCACCGACCAAACCGGTTCCGGCATGACGGATTCCATCGCTGACATCTACGAGAAAGGCATCAGCACGGCGGGCATGTCCAAAGCCTACGCGCTTGCAGGCCTGCGACTGGGCTGGATAGCCGCACCGCGTGAGGTGATCGAGGCGGTATCCATCCACCGTGATTACGACACCATTTCCGTCGGCGTGATCGATGACCATTTTGCTGCGTTGGCACTGGAACATCGCGACAAAGTGTTGGCGCGGAGCCAGTCCATCACCCGTGGCAACCTCGCGCTGCTCGAAGAATGGCTACACGGTGAACCCCGTCTGTCGTGGGTAAAACCGCGTTCCGGCACTACAGCATTGCTGAAATACGATCTGCCCATGAGCTCGCGAGAGTTCTGTGTCACTCTGCTCAAGGAAACCGGCGTCATGTTCACGCCGGGCTCGGCGTTTGATATGGAAGGCCATATCCGCATCGGCTATGCAAACGACCGGGCGATTCTGCAAGAGGGGCTCAGTCGTGTGTCCGGGTTCCTCCTGGCTCACGCGTAA
- a CDS encoding lactoylglutathione lyase family protein, which translates to MNNYPRTFSHIGISVPDVEKAVEFYSSVMGWYQIMKPTVITEESDTPIGQMCIDVFGSGWGSFKIAHMSTGDRIGVEIFEFKNNERPKDFEYWKTSTFHFCVQDPDIEGLVKKIVAHGGKQRMPIREYYPGEKPYKMVYVEDPFGLIFEVYSHSYELTYSKGAY; encoded by the coding sequence ATGAACAACTATCCCCGAACATTTTCACATATCGGAATTTCGGTTCCCGACGTTGAAAAGGCCGTTGAATTCTATAGTTCAGTTATGGGCTGGTATCAAATCATGAAACCAACTGTAATTACCGAAGAATCGGACACACCTATTGGACAAATGTGTATCGACGTCTTCGGTAGCGGTTGGGGTTCTTTCAAGATTGCGCACATGTCCACTGGCGACCGAATAGGCGTGGAAATTTTCGAGTTCAAGAACAACGAACGGCCGAAAGATTTCGAATACTGGAAGACGAGCACGTTTCATTTCTGCGTGCAGGACCCGGATATCGAGGGACTCGTCAAGAAGATCGTGGCGCACGGTGGCAAACAGCGAATGCCTATTCGCGAATATTACCCGGGCGAGAAGCCGTACAAGATGGTCTACGTAGAAGACCCTTTCGGCCTTATTTTCGAGGTCTACTCGCACAGCTATGAGCTTACCTATTCGAAGGGCGCTTATTAG
- a CDS encoding TonB-dependent receptor: protein MKGIFARLLLVVLVALPGLVWGQNTDGSVSGVVVDRSNSPQANATVTIENTANGYRRSVGASSDGRFRIARLPVGDYRLTATKDGFGDAVIEEISVGIASATTVDLVLTGGAIDNIVVTASMVTGLDMASTESALNIDFAELQRIPIGRTAGSVALLAPGVTTGVPFGGISFGGSSVGENSVFINGLNVSDVETGVGYSDVPFSMFKEFQVKTGGYSVEFGRTTGGVINAVLKSGGNEFHYGADVYTTPDAFRADGQDFFDRDGNRLINRTDDDLSSTSASFYASGPIIRDKLFFYALYEPRLVESKSGNTAGNSISDSKDDTATWGGKLDWLITDNHSLEFFGFSDDRADVADRYDSGSLIETQTTDLGGTNWALTYTGFFGDNLVLKVLYGENERNYDGRTNTSSECNRVYDDRAGVDQHIGCTTQLRNDKRVNSRDAMRIDAEYQFNDSHLLRFGVDRELRTTNMRRASVGPMQANFTLNNTTPGDSLNNVTVPAGVTEYVLERREIRGGIFEARTSAAYLEDIWNVTEDVTATLGLRWDQFETDDAAGDSFIKVDDMISPRFGVAWDIGGQGTSKLFANVGRYYFPIANGLAAREGGGTIDTRTYYALNGLDTNTTSNGLTNYTPIYGQQIGAVVEFGSGEGLGAEQRFKVDQDLDASHQDEIIIGYERMLTDTWSLGVRGIHRRFKNAIEDMYVNVDVPGCGSIDRWVFGNVGQPLTVDNECDDSSIETVTVDLGRAQQFGYDLDGDGNPDPIGSATPTRRYNAVEFVFNREWDGVYSTRLSYTWSHSYGNYEGGVNSDTGNDIPGWTESGDDVMFINSNWGDLPNDQRHSIKAFGAYALTDKLTIGTNLSLTSGRPINARGHGNPYNSQTRKEMNYVCVANCIDPNDGIWTSQDREFEYLPKGKFGRTPWIFDVDVSATYTTDFNGHTAQFGLDVFNLFNSQDATRVYEIMTDGVVDPDPTFLATRNAQLPRAIRLRASIDF from the coding sequence ATGAAAGGAATATTTGCACGTCTGCTACTCGTTGTTTTGGTCGCCTTGCCAGGATTGGTGTGGGGGCAAAACACAGACGGTAGCGTGTCGGGCGTCGTCGTAGATCGTTCGAATTCGCCTCAGGCCAATGCCACGGTAACCATCGAAAATACTGCCAATGGCTACCGGCGTAGTGTTGGCGCTTCCAGTGACGGCCGCTTTCGCATCGCGCGACTGCCCGTTGGTGATTACCGGCTGACGGCCACGAAAGACGGATTTGGTGATGCTGTTATCGAAGAAATCTCCGTCGGCATTGCCAGTGCGACGACCGTTGATCTCGTTCTGACTGGCGGCGCGATCGACAACATCGTCGTCACGGCCTCAATGGTGACGGGGTTGGATATGGCCTCAACAGAGTCGGCGCTGAATATTGATTTCGCCGAACTGCAACGAATTCCCATCGGCCGAACTGCCGGTTCGGTTGCCTTGCTGGCACCGGGTGTCACGACCGGCGTACCGTTCGGCGGCATCTCTTTCGGTGGTTCGTCAGTCGGCGAAAACTCGGTATTCATCAATGGACTGAACGTCAGTGACGTGGAAACAGGCGTTGGCTATTCCGACGTGCCGTTTTCAATGTTCAAAGAATTCCAGGTCAAGACCGGCGGGTACTCCGTCGAATTCGGCCGCACCACGGGTGGCGTTATTAACGCTGTTCTGAAGTCAGGCGGCAACGAATTCCACTACGGCGCCGATGTTTATACGACGCCCGATGCGTTTCGTGCTGACGGTCAGGACTTCTTTGATCGCGATGGTAATCGCCTGATCAATCGCACTGACGATGACCTGAGTTCCACCAGTGCGAGTTTCTATGCCAGTGGTCCTATCATCCGCGACAAGCTCTTTTTCTATGCACTGTATGAACCGCGACTGGTTGAATCGAAATCCGGCAACACTGCGGGCAACTCAATCAGCGATTCCAAAGATGACACCGCGACCTGGGGCGGTAAGCTCGACTGGCTCATCACTGACAATCACTCGCTGGAGTTCTTTGGATTCTCCGACGACCGGGCCGACGTGGCGGATCGTTATGACTCCGGCTCGCTCATAGAGACCCAGACTACCGATCTTGGCGGTACCAACTGGGCCTTGACGTACACCGGTTTCTTCGGCGACAACCTTGTTCTGAAAGTGCTGTATGGCGAGAACGAACGCAACTACGACGGCCGTACCAATACGTCGTCCGAATGTAATCGTGTCTATGATGATCGCGCCGGTGTGGATCAGCACATTGGTTGTACAACCCAGCTGCGCAATGACAAACGGGTGAATTCGCGTGACGCCATGCGTATAGACGCTGAGTACCAGTTCAACGACAGCCACCTGTTGCGGTTTGGCGTCGACCGGGAGTTGCGTACAACGAACATGCGGCGTGCTTCGGTAGGCCCTATGCAGGCAAATTTTACACTCAACAACACAACCCCGGGCGATAGTTTGAACAACGTAACGGTGCCGGCTGGTGTAACCGAGTACGTTTTGGAACGTCGCGAAATCCGCGGTGGCATCTTTGAGGCCAGAACGTCGGCGGCGTACCTGGAGGATATCTGGAACGTTACGGAAGATGTTACGGCAACCCTCGGCTTGCGTTGGGACCAGTTCGAAACGGATGACGCAGCGGGCGATTCCTTCATCAAGGTTGACGACATGATCTCGCCGCGTTTCGGCGTGGCATGGGATATAGGCGGGCAGGGTACTTCCAAGCTGTTTGCCAATGTTGGTCGCTACTATTTCCCGATTGCCAATGGCCTGGCCGCGCGTGAAGGTGGCGGCACCATCGATACGCGTACTTACTACGCATTGAACGGCCTCGATACCAACACAACGTCCAACGGGCTGACCAACTACACGCCGATCTACGGCCAACAAATCGGTGCAGTGGTTGAGTTCGGCAGCGGTGAAGGCCTGGGTGCCGAGCAGCGCTTCAAAGTCGATCAGGATCTGGATGCCAGCCATCAGGACGAGATCATCATCGGTTACGAACGCATGCTGACCGATACCTGGAGCCTCGGCGTTCGCGGTATTCATCGGCGTTTCAAAAATGCGATCGAAGACATGTACGTAAACGTTGACGTGCCGGGTTGTGGCTCAATCGACCGCTGGGTCTTCGGCAATGTCGGCCAGCCGCTCACCGTGGATAACGAGTGCGATGACAGTTCGATAGAAACGGTAACGGTTGACCTGGGTCGGGCACAGCAGTTCGGCTACGACCTCGACGGTGACGGCAATCCCGATCCCATCGGCAGCGCTACGCCGACTCGCCGCTACAACGCTGTTGAGTTTGTCTTCAACCGGGAATGGGATGGCGTTTATTCAACGCGCTTGTCGTATACCTGGTCGCACAGCTACGGCAACTACGAAGGTGGTGTGAACTCGGATACCGGCAATGATATTCCAGGCTGGACCGAGTCAGGTGATGACGTCATGTTTATCAACTCGAACTGGGGAGATCTGCCCAATGACCAACGTCATTCCATCAAAGCCTTCGGTGCCTATGCGCTGACCGACAAACTGACCATCGGCACTAACCTGTCGTTGACTTCGGGTCGTCCGATCAATGCGCGAGGGCATGGCAATCCGTACAACTCACAGACCCGCAAGGAAATGAACTACGTTTGTGTTGCCAATTGCATTGACCCGAACGACGGCATCTGGACTTCACAGGACCGCGAATTCGAGTACCTGCCGAAGGGCAAGTTCGGGCGGACACCGTGGATATTTGACGTGGACGTCAGTGCAACCTACACGACCGATTTCAACGGTCACACGGCGCAGTTCGGCTTGGACGTGTTCAATCTGTTCAACAGTCAGGATGCAACCCGGGTGTACGAGATCATGACCGACGGTGTTGTTGATCCGGATCCGACCTTCCTGGCAACGCGCAATGCACAGTTGCCGCGCGCAATTCGCCTGCGAGCTTCGATCGACTTCTGA
- a CDS encoding VF530 family protein, with the protein MTIEQVNNPLHGVTLATVVTRLVEHYGWDGLAQRIDVNCFKTDPSVKSSLKFLRKTQWARDKVEGLYISTFSRPSPWGSAR; encoded by the coding sequence ATGACCATTGAACAGGTAAACAATCCTTTGCATGGCGTTACTCTCGCGACCGTGGTGACGAGACTGGTGGAACATTACGGCTGGGATGGCTTGGCACAGAGAATCGACGTAAATTGTTTCAAGACTGATCCATCAGTAAAATCGTCACTGAAATTCCTGCGCAAGACCCAGTGGGCCAGAGATAAGGTCGAGGGCTTGTATATTTCGACATTTTCCCGGCCATCCCCGTGGGGCAGCGCCAGATAA
- a CDS encoding RNA recognition motif domain-containing protein, which yields MKLIIRNLARSTSEDELRTLFQGYGVVQSCNLVIDKASGGSKGFAFVEMPKVGDAKAAMKNLNNTSVDGNKIRVKKAESKAG from the coding sequence ATGAAATTGATAATTCGTAATCTTGCTCGCAGCACTTCCGAGGACGAGCTAAGAACCCTGTTTCAGGGATACGGTGTGGTGCAATCCTGCAACCTGGTGATAGACAAAGCGTCCGGCGGATCCAAGGGGTTTGCCTTTGTCGAGATGCCGAAGGTCGGTGACGCGAAAGCGGCAATGAAAAACCTGAATAACACGTCTGTTGATGGCAATAAGATTCGCGTTAAGAAAGCTGAGAGTAAGGCGGGATGA